Within uncultured Methanoregula sp., the genomic segment GGTATCGATGCATTCCCCATCTGTTTTGAGAATTATGAGACGGACTTTACCGATCAGGTAAAGAATATCGCACCGGTCTTTGGCGGAATTAATCTTGAGGATATTGCCGCACCCAAATGTTTTGAAGTTGAAGATGCCCTGCAGGATCTCGGGATACCGGTGATGCATGATGACCAGCATGGCACGGCGGTCGTTGTCCTTGGGGCACTTCTCAATGCCTGCCGGGTCACCGGGAAGAAATTTACCGATCTTAACATTGTAATCTGCGGTGCCGGTGCTGCCGGCTTTGCCATCACCCGGCTTCTCAAATGTATTGGCTACGATCCCAATGTCTGTACCATGGTCAACGAGATCATTGTGTGCGATACTCACGGGACCATTTTCCGTGGGCGCGAAGGCCTGTACAGGAATAAATACAAATTTATCATTGCCGAAGAGACGAACAAACCGGCGCTCTCAGGATCGCTGTCAGATGCGATGATCGGTGCCGATGTATTTATCGGGGTGTCCGCTCCGGGAGTTGTAACGGAAGAGATGGTCCGTTCCATGAACCGCGATGCCATCGTTTTTGCGATGGCAAACCCGGTGCCGGAGATCTGGCCGGATGCAGCCAAGCGGGCCGGTGCCGCGGTGGTTGGGACGGGAAGGAGTGATTTTCCCAACCAGATCAACAATGTGCTCGGTTTTCCGGGAATATTCCGCGGGGCACTGGATGCCCGCGCAACGAGAATCTCTGATGAGATGAAGATTGCTGCGGCTCACGCGATCGCACAGTTCGTAAAAAAACCCACCCGAGATGCGATCCTTCCCAATATCCTGGATAAAGGTGTGACAAAAGCAGTTGCAAAAGCAGTTGCAGAAGCGGCAATACAGTCCGGCTGCAGTCGCCCCAAGGTATAATGGCATTTTCTTCCGGGATTCACGCCCCTGATACCCTCCCGGGAAAATGCCTGTTATCCGTACCCGGTTATTTCATAATCGATCAGGGTCGAATTTTTTGCACATTCCTTTCCGTGGAGGAGCACGTCCTCGATCATTTTCTTTAACAATGCCGGGTAAATGGCCCCGACGAGTTCCTGGACCGGCTTCCCGTCACAAAAAAACTTGAACGTTGGCGTGCTCCTGATACCATATCGCTCGGCAGTCCACTGGCTGGAGACAATGTTGAGCCGTACAAAAAGCACCCGGTCCCTGTATTCCACGGCATAACTCCTGAAATAGGGATCCATCTGGTGACAGAACGCACATGTAGGTGAATAGAACATGACCGCGACCAGTGTTTTGGTCTTTTCAACGGATCGTTCCCAGGTTTGATCGTTGACCTCAACAGGCGCCGCCAGAGGTATGCTCTGCTGATCCGAAGATGGTGAATCTCCGTTTTGCCTGTCCGGTGTTTTGGATCCAGCCGGTTTTTCTTCCACAAGGACACCTCTCAGGCAGAACTATGGGAAAACAGGAGATATAGTTTGTTATCGTGGCCAAACCGGGAAATAAACCTGTCTTACATCCGATCCCCGGCACTTATCAGCTGTTCATCCACAACCGCGTTCACCAATGGAGGGAGCCTGCCCCATCGGACAACCTGCTCTCCCATGATGGCAAACACACCTTCGATCTCATCCGGCCCGATCCGGTCAA encodes:
- a CDS encoding thioredoxin family protein, which produces MEEKPAGSKTPDRQNGDSPSSDQQSIPLAAPVEVNDQTWERSVEKTKTLVAVMFYSPTCAFCHQMDPYFRSYAVEYRDRVLFVRLNIVSSQWTAERYGIRSTPTFKFFCDGKPVQELVGAIYPALLKKMIEDVLLHGKECAKNSTLIDYEITGYG
- a CDS encoding NADP-dependent malic enzyme, which gives rise to MTSNFIAYSGALTYKECSSVVFSPGSDDIYKEALALHARHRGKLEIRSKVPLRNRHDLSLAYTPGVAEVCRKIALDKNLAYKYTLKANTIAIVTDGSAVLGLGNIGGYAAIPVMEGKAILFKEFAGIDAFPICFENYETDFTDQVKNIAPVFGGINLEDIAAPKCFEVEDALQDLGIPVMHDDQHGTAVVVLGALLNACRVTGKKFTDLNIVICGAGAAGFAITRLLKCIGYDPNVCTMVNEIIVCDTHGTIFRGREGLYRNKYKFIIAEETNKPALSGSLSDAMIGADVFIGVSAPGVVTEEMVRSMNRDAIVFAMANPVPEIWPDAAKRAGAAVVGTGRSDFPNQINNVLGFPGIFRGALDARATRISDEMKIAAAHAIAQFVKKPTRDAILPNILDKGVTKAVAKAVAEAAIQSGCSRPKV